From Elaeis guineensis isolate ETL-2024a chromosome 16, EG11, whole genome shotgun sequence, a single genomic window includes:
- the LOC105059063 gene encoding uncharacterized protein isoform X1: MGKILGGGRLHNGLYYLSTDEKNMNSSLTGYALSAEGATSELMLHHRSCCLGGLAKAESTDRALNIHQEWNLGHSSIYRKRIWSSSPDKMENNTSNFHSSEAHLSSGPASVGEEKKFSEQNGNNSSFINQGAIAWNEMRRQWVGDRSKHSHRTPREPVISVNLNLPSSWCTTYEDLLSVGQPFPQPIPLSEMVDFLVDIWYEEGLYD, translated from the exons ATGGGAAAGATACTTGGGGGTGGTAGGTTGCATAATGGACTCTATTATCTATCAACTGATGAGAAAAATATGAACTCTTCATTGACGGGATATGCATTGTCTGCTGAAGGTGCCACTTCAGAACTTATGTTACACCATCGTAG TTGTTGTTTGGGGGGTCTGGCCAAAGCCGAATCAACAGACAGAGCATTGAACATTCATCAAGAGTGGAACTTAGGCCACTCATCAATCTATAGAAAAAGGATATGGTCATCAAGTCCAGACAAAATGGAAAATAATACCAGTAATTTTCACTCCTCTGAAGCACATCTGTCTTCGGGTCCTGCTTCAGTAGGTGAAGAAAAGAAATTTTCAGAGCAAAATGGGAATAACTCTTCATTTATCAACCAAG GTGCTATAGCATGGAACGAGATGAGAAGACAATGGGTTGGAGACCGGTCAAAACATTCCCATAGAACACCAAGAGAACCTGTGATAAG TGTGAACTTAAATTTGCCTTCTAGCTGGTGCACCACCTACGAGGACTTACTGTCAGTCGGTCAGCCTTTTCCTCAACCGATTCCATTATCT GAAATGGTAGATTTTTTAGTGGATATCTGGTATGAAGAAGGGCTCTATGATTAG
- the LOC105059063 gene encoding uncharacterized protein isoform X2, producing MGKILGGGRLHNGLYYLSTDEKNMNSSLTGYALSAEGATSELMLHHRSCCLGGLAKAESTDRALNIHQEWNLGHSSIYRKRIWSSSPDKMENNTSNFHSSEAHLSSGPASVGEEKKFSEQNGNNSSFINQGAIAWNEMRRQWVGDRSKHSHRTPREPVISWCTTYEDLLSVGQPFPQPIPLSEMVDFLVDIWYEEGLYD from the exons ATGGGAAAGATACTTGGGGGTGGTAGGTTGCATAATGGACTCTATTATCTATCAACTGATGAGAAAAATATGAACTCTTCATTGACGGGATATGCATTGTCTGCTGAAGGTGCCACTTCAGAACTTATGTTACACCATCGTAG TTGTTGTTTGGGGGGTCTGGCCAAAGCCGAATCAACAGACAGAGCATTGAACATTCATCAAGAGTGGAACTTAGGCCACTCATCAATCTATAGAAAAAGGATATGGTCATCAAGTCCAGACAAAATGGAAAATAATACCAGTAATTTTCACTCCTCTGAAGCACATCTGTCTTCGGGTCCTGCTTCAGTAGGTGAAGAAAAGAAATTTTCAGAGCAAAATGGGAATAACTCTTCATTTATCAACCAAG GTGCTATAGCATGGAACGAGATGAGAAGACAATGGGTTGGAGACCGGTCAAAACATTCCCATAGAACACCAAGAGAACCTGTGATAAG CTGGTGCACCACCTACGAGGACTTACTGTCAGTCGGTCAGCCTTTTCCTCAACCGATTCCATTATCT GAAATGGTAGATTTTTTAGTGGATATCTGGTATGAAGAAGGGCTCTATGATTAG
- the LOC105059063 gene encoding uncharacterized protein isoform X3, with protein sequence MGCCLGGLAKAESTDRALNIHQEWNLGHSSIYRKRIWSSSPDKMENNTSNFHSSEAHLSSGPASVGEEKKFSEQNGNNSSFINQGAIAWNEMRRQWVGDRSKHSHRTPREPVISVNLNLPSSWCTTYEDLLSVGQPFPQPIPLSEMVDFLVDIWYEEGLYD encoded by the exons ATGGG TTGTTGTTTGGGGGGTCTGGCCAAAGCCGAATCAACAGACAGAGCATTGAACATTCATCAAGAGTGGAACTTAGGCCACTCATCAATCTATAGAAAAAGGATATGGTCATCAAGTCCAGACAAAATGGAAAATAATACCAGTAATTTTCACTCCTCTGAAGCACATCTGTCTTCGGGTCCTGCTTCAGTAGGTGAAGAAAAGAAATTTTCAGAGCAAAATGGGAATAACTCTTCATTTATCAACCAAG GTGCTATAGCATGGAACGAGATGAGAAGACAATGGGTTGGAGACCGGTCAAAACATTCCCATAGAACACCAAGAGAACCTGTGATAAG TGTGAACTTAAATTTGCCTTCTAGCTGGTGCACCACCTACGAGGACTTACTGTCAGTCGGTCAGCCTTTTCCTCAACCGATTCCATTATCT GAAATGGTAGATTTTTTAGTGGATATCTGGTATGAAGAAGGGCTCTATGATTAG
- the LOC105059064 gene encoding polcalcin Phl p 7-like has protein sequence MGEVTPEMERMFQRFDTNGDGKISLAELGEALLTLGSTSADDVQRMMAEIDTDGDGYIDFNEFSAFCRANPGLMKDVAKVF, from the coding sequence ATGGGGGAAGTGACACCAGAGATGGAGAGGATGTTCCAGCGCTTCGACACCAACGGCGACGGGAAGATCTCATTGGCCGAGCTCGGGGAAGCCCTCCTCACCCTCGGCTCCACCTCCGCTGATGATGTCCAGCGCATGATGGCGGAGATCGACACCGATGGCGATGGCTACATCGACTTCAACGAGTTCTCCGCCTTCTGCCGCGCCAACCCCGGTCTCATGAAGGATGTTGCTAAGGTGTTCTAG